The genomic region gtgatcgggacatccctagtgacGGTACAGGACGAATACCGTTACACCCTTAACAGCCACACTTCTCTATCTATTGTATTCCTGAATAATTCATAGCAGTGCTCAGATAATTCTACTGGAGGCATCAGCATTGGCCTCTGAGCGCTTAACAGTTCACCTGAAAATGCAGATGTTGGAGGCAGCCATGTTTGAGAAAGTGAGGTGTAGCATCTTCAGGTGTGGCATCTTCATGTGCTTTGTTTAATGTACTCACACAAGCATCACCTGCGATAATAAGCTTTATTTTGATCATCATGTTAATGGTGTTTTCCAGTCATGGTTCCTTCACTTTCGTAAGAGTTCAAATTATTTAATGTAGATTTTTATCAATATCCCATCTAGTATCATAAAACCATCAAAAATTTCCATCACAGGTACCCAAAGTATCCAACCTTTTTTCAATTATCCTCAGCTGAATGTCACACTTCCACTGAGTTGATTAGAGGGTGATTGAGATCTCCTGTTGGCTCCTGATTAATAATTGAGAGCGGCTTGATGCATTTCCCCTAACGACGCCCTTTCTGAAGGGCAGAAGAGTGGTGGGCATTTGAGACTTCTTTGTGTCTTAACTTTGTGAATGAAGCAGATTTTGAGTTTTCTGAAACCGAGCTGTCTGTTACACATTACATTGTTATTCCTGTCCTTTGTTGCTAGTATGCTACCTCTGGCAAGCTTGTCATTTTGTCATAAAAGGATCATGAGCACCTTGGAAAAGTGGAACTaaatcagtgactgtgtgtaaACATTTAGCGAGCAATCACTAACTATAACAACCTCTGTACCTGCATGTGTTTGTGATAAAGGAACAGATAGATATCACAGCTGAAACTGAACAGAAACTAAGTGCGTTGATTCATTTTCCAGGCCTGTTTTTTGTGTTGGCGACCTGCGTGTTTGGGGGCAAAGGAAACAGCAGAGGAAATGCCAGCGTTAGCGTGGGAGAGGGGTGGCCACCTCACTCTATCACTGAGGTGAGTGGGTTTAAACCACAGTCTGCCTTAAAGAGGCCTCAGGCAAAAAGAGCTTCAAGCCAAGTTGGTATTTTCCTCGTTTTCATTAAGAAAAATCATAAAGGAAATGCAGCAAGTTTGTATAAATATGACAGACTGGACAAGAAAGAAAGGCAATATTATTTACTCATATCTTTTATGAGAATTTCAGCTCAAGatgttatcttaatgtatagttCAGTCGTGTGAACAGAACGTTTAAATATCTGCTGAAGCTTGTATTAAGAACATTTTAAtctataaaaaaatgttttctggAGTCGTTCCACTGACAATGAATGGAAGACTTGTTCATAATACTGGATACAACCCAGGGTGATTTTCCAGGGATATGGGGGGGATTTTCTGGTTCAGAAGGATCAGTTTAAATCTGTTCATGGGTAAGAAGGCCCAGAGATCAGATTCATCACCCATTCACAGTCTGAGTTGTACTATTTTTTAATCATAGATCAGCATGAAGGTGAACTGGAATTTGAATTATGTGTGTCCTTTCTTTGAAAAGAcatcaactatgatgaagacaCTGCAGCTTTTGAGTGTATTTTAATAGTCTTAGCTTTTTTCTTTAACCATCTAAaaaaccttttcttttttttttaaatcaattgcAATTTTTTCTTTCAGACCTGCATATCAATTTAGCTTCTCAGTAATTTTGGCCAGCCTACACGCTTACATGGCATGCAAAAGTAAACCAGCCAGTCATAGTGACTATGTCCATTTCTTTTAAAAAGTCTATGGCCATTCCCACTGGAGAATGTAGGCGGTACtaaattatacatttattttttttgctAATTGTTTATACCAAATAAGTATACCAGGTAAAaccaacattaaaggtggggtaggtaattttggagaaaccagctcgagtgcgctagaatttgaaaatacacaaccggaaaaaatctgccacttccttacagagcccctcctccaacacacacgaacgcgcacatgaccaatgagggcacgagataagtttgtgcacagatggaaggctgacaggcaggtaggccatccagttattttagctgggccggcacagatgattggtcgtgctttttacagtacggcttccacagatgacgttttgtATGAatattttgtcaaagcacttaagatattaattgctatcgggatgttaagagcattccatggaatataacaaaagtatatctcgagccggtttctcaacttaccaaccccacctttaagtagatAGAGAGATGCAGTAAGAGCACAGTAAGTGACAGTAAGAGCAGTTCAGGAGAATGAATCCTTCAACTACTTCTTCCGGGGGGGAAAAAACTGCTAATAAATTTTGTTTCTCTAAATACAAGTTTGACAACACCTCACCTTCAAAAAGAATATTCACATTCACTTTAATCAAGATTTAGCTTTGTCCTGATTTGTAAGGTTCTGCTTGGCTTTTGTGTGATATTTTGTgtagctcagtttcaattctggGACTATGGGTCAGTGCGCTCATCTCAACAGCATGCTTCAGAAAATACATTACCATTCTGGAGTATAGATTTAAGGAGGAAGTAAGCTCTCCTTCATCTGCCAGCAGCGGTTATTCCATCTTTGAAGGATGACTTTGTGTCGAGAAAAAACGATTCATGTTGCATATATTGCTGTTTCTGTTTGACTAGTTTTTTGTAGTATGGAAACAATAAAGACTTGACATATTGACACACTTCGGGTATTGTGAAACAGGACATGAAAGACATAGAACATACAACATAGAAAGCTCCTGTTCTTTCAATATGGCAGATTAAAGGCTGTTGATGCATGTACGAGCAGGTTGACTCACAATGGGTAAAGCTGCTGATAAGtcttttgttgttcagatagaAGTGAATACATCTTAATCTTTAGCTTATTTTTCATATTCAAGCTTTATTACGTAACACATACTGCTCTTTAGCTCCATCAGTTATTAAAATATAGCAGTTAAAGACACGGAAAATGTATCATCTCAAACAGCTTCTTACTATCGGCAATGTGGCCCGACATGAACACAAGTGTTTTTCCTAAAATGAAATTATGTCACTTACTTCTGAGCAACGATAAGGATTTTGCAACGTTTGAATTCAAATCTGGCGACAGATGGTTTTGTTGTTTTCTTATATCTCCATGAAACTTTTAGATTTACAAACCGATGGCCGATTCAGAGTTCAAACAAGGAGCCGCATCACAATTTTGACAATAATACAAAGATGTCGCTATCCAACCTAAACCAGCCATCAGAATATGACATGAAATTACCCAAAATACGTCCCGGGGGTGTTATGAGAACTGGATACAGGAATAACAGATGGCACCCAATCATTTGAATGAAAATTGCCAAACTGATAAGTCAAAAAGAATTTGCTTCCAAAATAAAAAGCTGCAGATGTTGTTTTCCTCCCCAACCCGCTCACTTACACTCTGCCATagactttaaataaaaaatgtacttaCAATTGTTTGTGACATTCGTTATGAGCAAATATAATGTAGTTTTCATTTTTAACCCAAATATGATAGTTGCCTTAAACAAGTATGTTTGTTACTAATGACTCAATAACCACATGTTTAAAACTAAAAACCATAACATGGGGATAGGTGTAATTTGGACTTTTCTGACCTATCCGAAGATTTACAATGTTAATGATAACCACTGATAATAGCCATTTGATTAGCtcataacatttaaaatgactGAAATGCTGCAGAATAACGAGCTAATGCTACTACTAAAAAAGGGCATTGTTTAACTCAAAATCAGCATTTCAACTGGCCCTAATTGCCCAGATTGCCACCAAGGCCTTGTCTACAGGTGCTTTCAAGACCTGATGTCGACTCTGTTAGAGCTTCATCACGAGTAAAGTTTTAGTCTTCAGTTATTTGGGTGTTAAAAATAAGTGATGATAGTTTTTGTTTACTATCGAAGAGAAGTttgtaaacaaacacaaacacacacagagtggATACACAACAGAGAGCCTGTTGTTGTCCATGAAGGGAGTGGAAACACAAGAGccctaaagtgtgtgtgtgtgtgtgtgtgtgtgtgtgtgtgtgtgtgtgtgtgtgtgtgtgtgtgtgtgtgtgtgtgtgtgtgtgtgtgtgtgtgtgtgtgtgtgtgtgtgtggtgtgtgtgtgtgtgtgtgtgtgtgtgtgtgtgtgtgtgtgtgtgtgtgtgtgtgtgtgtgtgtgtgtgtgtgtgtgtgtgtgtgtgtgtgtgagtgtgagagagagagagagagagagagagagagagagagagagagagagagagagagagagagactaagGGGGGGGATAAAGAGCCATTGTCTGCAGCTGGTGCATCCCCCACCCCTCCTCTTTGCAGCTGTGAGGAAATCAAACGCTCCTCTTTTCCCCTCTGCCTCTGTCAAAACCTGCTGATGCCTTATTAGGTCATTCATGGTGAAAGTAATGGTGATGACCCAGAGCAGCAGGTATACACTATAGAGCTGTTACAAAAATGTGAAATTCACAAGATATTGCAATAATTAATTAGACTCCTTCAAGATAGTTCAACAAGTTGTTCAAATGTTTCCTATCTTCATTGAACTAGTTTTTTTCTCAAAGAGAGAAGACATATTGCTCTCAGAAATTAGACAGACTACGATGTTGTCACTCAATAAGTGCTGTTTAGTTTGAGGCCAGAGGCACATTTTTGTAATTGATTATTAGGTGGAGGTGTGAATGAATTATGGATGAATGTATAAATGTTGTGAGTGTCCCATGTGTGTAGATCAGTGGCAAATGAGTTAAGAGTCCCTTCTAGTGCATGAGGCCATTGATTGAGAGGTACACATTTGTCCCCCAGGTAATTAAAACCCTTTTGTGTGGCATGCATTAACTTTAATAAATGAACAAGATGGTCATACGATCCTTTTAGAGAAAGCATACTGCTCAGGAACCAGATGGATTTCTTTATTTATGGCCaacagtacaaaataaaatgtttttttctgtaATACATATTTACAATATCAGACTTTTACAGGCAAATGTACAATCTTATTGTCCCACATGTGAATAAGTTTAGCCCATATTTAGCAAAGCCTTATGAACACCcctgaaaaaataaaataacaacgtTAAACTAATTTTCTGTCATTGTCAACACATCGgtttactttttatttatttaatcatattttttaagaaaaataaaatacaatagtgtactgtatcatattactGGAGTTTTCCCTTTTCTTTATCTTTTGCTTTTATTGAACATGTAATGGCAGATATTAAGGTTTATTACAACAATAACAATACAAACAGAAGTAAACACCTTGTAATATTGGGGCCAGGGTTTACCaaactgtatttgtattttcatattaacattaaattaaaataatgaGAAGGGAAACAGTATAGGCCTGCAGTATTTTACATTGGTTTCACCTGCACACAGCTGTCAAACAGCTTCTTCTGgggtaaaaaaaacaacactaTACTCTTTTTCAACACATATGGGAGACATGTTGAGCTTATTACTGGGGGGGACATGTTAGAGTATGTCTGGTGCCTTGTTGTATGAACTATCAATGAATGGATATGAATGTCGTGATAACATTGTGAGCTTGTGTGAATGTTCAGCAGCTCTGCACCTTTAAATCTCTGCGCTCCTCCCTCAGCTCAGTGACACCCTGCAGAGCCTCTTTAACGCATCCAGTAGAAATGACAAACCAGAGGCGCTCCACGGGCCAGCATgtcaaataataacaataatcatGGGCTTTAGACACCGCATCTCGTCTGAGACTCACACCCTCAGACAATAACTAAGCATCTTTGGGACGTTTTTTGAGGGTCTGCGGACGCCCTCGAAGTTGGAGTTGGGTCGCCAAATGGATGTCGGAATGAAACCTCCACTTCTATCGGACTGAAGCAAGGAGGGAAATAAAACCTGCATGTTCAAGTTTCCTGCTACAACCAGAGGGGCATCGCTGCGTGCGTGTTGGATGTGTGTGCtggctgcgtgtgtgtgcgcagcGGCGGTGGTCTTGGTGGTGGCCGCGGGAAGGGAAGTTTAGCAGCGTGATTTGTCTTGTTTCCCTCTCTTCTGTTGCGTTGTTCTCCATGTCACACCAGGGGACAGGCGGATTAACGTTTCCCTGATGAGAATTAATCATCTGTGCAGAGGCTCTGTGATCGTGACTGTGATGATGATGTCGAGTAAGAGCGTGGAGTGGCTGCAGGAGGAGCTGGAGTCCGGGGCCAGctccctgctgctgctggactgCAGACCCCATGAGCTGTACGAGTCCTCGCACATCGAGTCGGCCATCAACCTGGCCATCCCGGGCCTCATGCTGCGGAGGCTGAAGAAGGGCAACCTCCCCATCCGCTCCATCATCCCCAACAACGAGGACAAGGAGAAATTTGTGAAGCGGTGCAAGACGGACGTGGTGGTTCTGTACGACGAGGCGACCCCGGAGCGGCAGGAGTCCGGGCTGGGAAGCTCCGtgctggggctgctgctgcAGAAATTGCGGGACGACGGGTGCAAGGCTTTCTACCTGGAGGGTAAGATTGGATGGCTTTAAACTTGAGTTCGTGTCCCTTTGATTCATACAAAACTCACAATGACTACAATAATTTCACTCCGATGTAATTAACTGAGATTCCCCTAATTACAGGAAAGCCTCAGCAGCTTATCTCACCAAATAGATAACTATTAGTgctcaaatataacacactagGTTAAGATTGAACTGATCCGGGATACTTTGTGTAGCCTAATCTGATACATAACATGTGTCATGTTTTAAACTGTTTCTGGATATGTGGCGTATCTGAAGCAAAACTATCAAGTCTGATTCAAGTCCAGATTCATATACTATTTTAGAAAATGTTATCATATCCCGTATTAAATATAACGTAATTGTAGATTTTTAAATAGCTTATAGGTATAGCTTGAAGTGTCGCAGTGTTTCGACACTTCAAATGAATCCAGATGTTATCATCTGTCTGACCGACTAAAGTTCGTGTCTCGTTCATTTTTAATAATGATGCAGGAAGAGTTATTTATCTGAGCATATTATCCGCAGATTATGATTTTATCACAGTATAATAATAGATAGGCTGCAATGTGAAACACATCAGCTTCACTAACTGCAGTGCGAAGTCATAATTAACTTTGACAAAACACTCTTATTTCCGAGAGCCATTATATTATTTGGAAATAATTGGGCTAAtcaatagaaatatatataacGGGAGTATGTGTCTAAATATACAAAGCTATGTCAAATATGTTTTCAATTAAATGCTGCAAAAATGGCCCGCCATGTTGTGCTCCTTTATGAAAAGACTGGCGTTTTTTTCATGAATGAACGAGGAGAAGACGACGCAATGTGAATAAAACTGCAGCACCAAATAAAAACATAGGATAGtcagacatgatgaagacgtcACGTGTATAAAATGTGGTAGCGTTAGGATCTACAGATAGATTTTATGTATTAATGATCAAAGCAGTGTTCCAGTAAAGTCACAATCCGAGCTGCCATTCACAAAAAGTCCACTGAGCTGAGTAGTGAGTGCTCGGTGTCCTGCTCACCCTCCCCAGGGCGCAGCTTTTCTCAATGGAGCACATCTGTCCGGCATGTTTGCGAAGCCATGACGGCGAAAATATCATGTTATTTTTCTGTTATTAGTCTCATTCATATTTGATGTAGTCTCGCATACAAACACGATATGGCAGATATATTTGCATTGGTAATTATAAACCCATATCATGATATACATGTCATGTTTTAGAATATTTATAATGTAATGTGAGTAAATGAAAAAGATGtgtaaatgatttaattttgATCTCATTAAACCCCTTGGTttatatataacatattatgtaatCTGAATATGAATCTACTGTGGTTAAATATGGTATGATAGATTGTTTCATTTTGGAACTAACTGTTCTTTTTGATTTCTGTTTGTTATTTACCATCACTGTGATTAATAAACTGTCAAAAAACATTTCTTAATGgtcataatatatatatgtataaatgtagcaatcatattattttctttttaattaaaaggtaaaaTTACCATAATTCATGTTCATGATTCACCTcttgtaagataagataagatggagctTTATTTATCCCCCTGGGGAAATTCAGGCGTTTATCAGCAACAGGGTCAGAGTTAAAAACAGGATTCAAACAAGGTACAAATaagggtaaaataaaaatgtaaataataggctacaaaatgtttttaaaataaaaatgataaaGTAACTGTTGAAACAAGATATCACAGTAAAACGTAGAGCATTTGgaggaacattttaaatatatcgtATCATGCAGACTTTACATTCAGCTGCCATTTTGTAGATGTTGTATTGCACAACCCTCCCTGCGCTCATGCACAGGGACATTTCTTATACCAGCATGTGAAGTGACTTTCTACCCCTTTTCCTTATATTGACATTATTTGGTCTCTTCCTTGTCATTCAGGGGGCTTCAACAAGTTCCAGTCGGAGTACCCCGAGCACTGCGAGACCAATTTGGACTGCTCCTGTCCCAGCAGCTCCCCCCCAGCCTCCGTCCTCGGCCTCGGGGGTCTGCGCATCAGCTCCGACTGCTCTGATGGAGAGTCGGACCGCGAGCCGGGCAGCGCCACAGAGTCAGAGGGCAGCCCGCTCCCCAGCAACCAGACAGCGTTTCCCGTCCAGATTCTGCCGTACCTCTTCCTGGGCTGTGCCAAAGACTCCACCAACCTGGATGTGCTCAGCAAGTACAACATCAAGTACATCCTCAACGTGACGCCCAACCTGCCCAACATGTTCGAACATGAAGGCGACTTCAAGTACAAACAGATCCCCATCTCCGATCACTGGAGCCAGAACCTCTCTCAGTTTTTCCCCGAGGCCATTTCATTCATCGGTAAGTAAAGGCTGGCTCCTTCTGCTTGTTTTGTCCAAAACAACTATCATACATTTGAGAATATGGAGCCAGCAAAACATCTGGTGTTTTTGGCTGGATTTAAATGAATATCCTAACAATTGGCAGTTATTTTTCTATCTAGATGGATTAATCAGATAATACAAGTCAGAACATATTAAACAATGTTCATCCCAATCTCGCAAGGCCCAAGTCTTCTTCttcaaatagtttttttttgtcTAACAAACAGTCCAAAACTAAAAGTATTTACTTTACTATCATAAACGTATGAAAAGCAGCACAACTGTACCATTAAGAAATTAAAGCCAGTTCATTGGTATGCAAAACTTGTCAGCACTCTACTAAGTTTATCCTCCATTACTCTCGTTGCCTGTCGTGTTAAACAGAAATGGGAACTTGTCTTAAACACAGCTGGCCTGTA from Pseudochaenichthys georgianus chromosome 5, fPseGeo1.2, whole genome shotgun sequence harbors:
- the LOC117446986 gene encoding dual specificity protein phosphatase 7-like → MRINHLCRGSVIVTVMMMSSKSVEWLQEELESGASSLLLLDCRPHELYESSHIESAINLAIPGLMLRRLKKGNLPIRSIIPNNEDKEKFVKRCKTDVVVLYDEATPERQESGLGSSVLGLLLQKLRDDGCKAFYLEGGFNKFQSEYPEHCETNLDCSCPSSSPPASVLGLGGLRISSDCSDGESDREPGSATESEGSPLPSNQTAFPVQILPYLFLGCAKDSTNLDVLSKYNIKYILNVTPNLPNMFEHEGDFKYKQIPISDHWSQNLSQFFPEAISFIDEARSKKCGILVHCLAGISRSVTVTVAYLMQKLNLSLNDAYDFVKRKKSNISPNFNFMGQLLDFERTLGLNSPCDNHSTSPTHEQLFFTTPTNHNVFQLDTLEST